DNA from Armatimonadota bacterium:
TGACGGGGCGCCGCCGGTGCACCGGTCCGGGTTCGTCGCCCTGGCCGGCCGCCCCAACGTCGGGAAGTCCACCCTGCTCAACCAGCTGCTGGGGACGAAGGTGGCCATCACCGCCCCCGTGCCGCAGACCACCCGCACCGTCCTGCGCGGCATCCTGCACCGTCCCGACGCCCAGGTGGTCTTCATCGACACGCCCGGCCTGCACCGGCCGCGCCACCAGCTCGGGGCCATCATGGTGGAGGTGGCCCGGCGGGCCCTGCACGACGCCGACGTGGTGGCGTGGGTGGTGGACGCCTCCGCCCCGCTCACCGAGGAGGACCGCACCGTAGCCGCGGCGCTGCGCGGCGTCCGCGCGCCGGTGGTGCTGGCGGTGAACAAGGTGGACCGCTCGGGGGCCGATCCCGGGCGTGCCGAGGCGGAGGCCCGGACGCTGGTGCCGCTGGCGGCAGCCTACCGCCTCTCCGCGGTGACGGGGGAGGGGGTGGAGGCCTTCCTCCAGGGGCTGATCGCCCACCTCCCCGAAGGGCCCGCCTACTACCCGGAGGAGATGCTCACCGACCAGCCGGAGCAGTTCCTGGTGCGGGAGCTCATCCGCGAGCAGGTGATCCACCACACCCGGGAAGAGGTCCCGCACGCGGTGGCGGTGGAGGTCGAGGAGTTCGCCGAGCGGCCCGACGGCACCCTCTACGTGCGCGCCACCATCCACGTGGAGCGCCCCTCCCAGAAGAAGATCCTCATCGGGCGCGGCGGGGCGATGCTGCGGGCCATCGGCACGGCCGCGCGCCGCGAGGTGGAGGCGCTGCTGGGCCGCCGCTGCTACCTGGACCTCTGGGTGACGGTCACGCCCGACTGGCGCGAGAAGCCCGCCCTCATCCGCGCCTTCTACCCCGAGTAGCCGGGCGGCGCCCGAGTAGCCAGGGGGCGCCGGCCGCGAGCTCCCGCGGCCTTGTCGGGCCTCCCGCCCGACGGCAG
Protein-coding regions in this window:
- the era gene encoding GTPase Era is translated as MHRSGFVALAGRPNVGKSTLLNQLLGTKVAITAPVPQTTRTVLRGILHRPDAQVVFIDTPGLHRPRHQLGAIMVEVARRALHDADVVAWVVDASAPLTEEDRTVAAALRGVRAPVVLAVNKVDRSGADPGRAEAEARTLVPLAAAYRLSAVTGEGVEAFLQGLIAHLPEGPAYYPEEMLTDQPEQFLVRELIREQVIHHTREEVPHAVAVEVEEFAERPDGTLYVRATIHVERPSQKKILIGRGGAMLRAIGTAARREVEALLGRRCYLDLWVTVTPDWREKPALIRAFYPE